GCCCAGCGCAATTCCGATGACCCAGGATCTTTTCAACAAAGTTGCGTAGATGCCCGCGCGAATCGAGGGATCCTGGGAGCGGGCGATCAACTTCGCGGTTACTAATTGAAACGCGAGATTGATGCAGGACGCGAGCATCAGAAGCGTGACTGCGGCGGCTGCGTGACTGAACTCAGCTGGGCCGAGCATGCGCGCGGCGGCCAGGTTAAAAGCAAAATTCAGCAGACTGACGAAGGCAGAGCCCACAAGCATCGTGGCGCTGCCATCCATGATTCGCGCGTGCGTGGGATGGTGTCGAAGTTCGAGGACTCGGCCCCACATTCCACGGGGCGGAACGACCACGACTTCTTCGGTGGGGAAACTCACGCCGCGGTTTCCTCTCTACGCGCGGCTTCGCGCTGGCTCTCGGACTGCTTCCAGGCCACGGTTGGAGCCGTACCGATGCCTGGATAGAACTGACGTACAGCATTGGGAAGGAAGCTGCTGAAACTTTTCACCGCATCCGTTGCGGTCTCGTAGATTTCGAAGAGACGGTCGGTTCGCGTGAGCTCGAGAATGACAGCAGCGTGCGGCGATAGGTTTGCGAGTTTCAAGTCACCGTCGCGCTTGCTGGCCTCGGTCATGCAATCGAGAAGCATGTCGATTCCGGCGGCATCGATCTGGCGGACTGCGGCAAGATCGAAAACCACCTGGGGACGGTCAATCAGCAGAAGAGGACGAACCTCATCGTGAAATTGACGTGCCTGGCGGCCGTTCAAAAATACGGGAACCCTTTTCACTACAATCGGCCTACTCGTTTCCATATCGCCTCGCTGGGAGAAATTCGGTGGCGGAGAGCCCCTCTTCCTGAATTTCGGGAGACTCCACTTTTTTTAGGGCGCTTGCGGGACGGCAAACGGCTTCCTGTAATTCGGGCTGAGGAGTTGCTCTGCGTCCGAGCAGAGTCTGCCCAACCGACTTTGTGAACAGTGCGGCTAACGTTGCCGCGCTGCCAATCATTCGCAAGGGAGCGCTACGCTGCGCCCCCACAAACTGACGATCGCTGATCTCGACTTCGACGGTTCTTCGCAGGTTCCAGACGCGTTGAAAACCGATGACAGAGTGAATGGCATCGAGCCCGGCACCGACAATGGCGGTGGGCAGAATGGTGGAGTTCTCGATGATGGTGCCGCAATCGACCTCGGCATGATGTTCAACAACACTGCCACGGGTAAGGAGTGAGGCTGCGCGCACCTTAGCCCGCGAGCCAACAAAACATGGGGCAAGCAGGCGTGCGGTGCGATGCACGCGGGCACCCTCGGCGAGCCAAACGCCTGGCTTGATCTCGCGGCCACAAGGCGTGATGCTCGTAATTCCAGAAAAGGAATCGAGCGCGAGCAACCGCAGGTCCCGGGCATCGATTAATGAATTGACATAGCCCTCAAAGGGATAGGCCTCGCAAGCGACGCGCATCTGTTGCAACTCATGACGAAACAGGTAAGCAGCATCGTTCCGCCGCGAGGCGCTGATGACGAAGATGTCGAGGGGCGTGCCGCTGCTATCACAGACGCTGGTAAGCCGAGCGTTCCTGTCAAGGTGAAATTGCACTACATCTTCGTAATCGACTTCGGCATATGCGCCGACACGGACCACCAACACGAGTTCAGCTCCGGCCTGGGCCATCTCATTGAAGGCGGTCTCGGCAGAGCGCCAGAAATTTCCATTCACCGCTTCGGTCCAGTGGATACCCGGGCGTATGCTGCCGCGCGCGAGAGATGCCGCGGAAGCGGGAACTCTCGAGACGACCGCGGCACCGCTCACGCCAAATCGATCGAGGCGATCGATAATCCGCTGAATGACGGGTGCGCCGAGAATATCCACCAGGCCCACCGGAATCCCCGCCAGTTGCTCGGCATTTTCCGAGCGGGCTCCGCCGACGAGAATGACCGCTCTCACATCCATGTGGTCCACCTTGGCGCTGCGGCGCGGAATATAGCCGACCGAGACGGAATCCAGCCCGGGATCCTGCGGAACCGGGAGATTGGCTCCAGAGCCTTGGCCCGCCGGTGCAGGTCGAAGGATCGGAGGTACTGGCGAATAATTTGGGGCATCGTCATGCGCAACGCGGACGAGAAATTCTGTTCCGACATCTCCTTCTGAAGTTGGGCGTCGTCGAGCAACTCCTTAAGACGCGAAGTGAGACTCCGCGGATTGCCGGTTTCGTAGAACAGGATCGCCAGCCCTTCGTCTTCGGCCATCTCCTTGAAATCGGCGACCCCGGCCGAAATGATGGGAAGGCCGTATTCGCAGGCGAGGTGGGCAACCCCGCTGGAACCGGTAGCTGACGAATAGGGCATCACCAGTACACTTGCGCTTCGGAATAGTTCCGGGATGCGCTCTTCCGCCACATACCCGGTGAACTCGATGTTCGGGTGGTTACCGACCTGCTCCGCGACCGATTCGACATACCCGGGGGTCATCGGATGGTTGGATCCGCCAATGACGAGCTTCACACTCGGCATCCCTTTCGAGAGTTCCCGGAAGGCCTCGATCAGCAATTCGAGACGCTTGTAAGTCCCCCATTTGCCGAAGGCGAGGATGCAATGTTCGGGATTGCCGCGAAGCGAGAATTCGGGCGGCTCCGGCCGGGCGGATAAAATTCCGTGGGCGCGGAAATGCACGTTCTCTCCGCTGTAACGCTGCATCAGCGTGCGGCGATAAGCGGGCAACAGTACACTCACCGAATTCGCCATGAGGAGCATGCGGGTGGCCATGTATCCAGCGGCGCGATAAACGCGCGGAAAGCGCACGCCGGCGTCCCTGAGATCGATGTTGTCCATCAGATGATGGAGCGTGACATGCGTGTAATAACCGCGGAGACGTGACAGAGCGGGAGTGGCCAAGCCGGCAAAGGCGGGAAGGGGTTTTCCGCCGAATGTGGAGAACAACAGGTTGAACCACACAACGTCCGGTTTGCAGCGGCGGATGGCGCGCAGCAGGCGGACGGGATTGTTCAATTCGTTGAATGACCAGCAGCGGACGACATCGAAATCCTCCAACTCTGGATTTGGGGTGGGAAGTTCATCCGCCAGCACAGTAAGGCTCAACAGCGGATCGCGCTGAAGTTCTTTTGCGATATGGAAGCCGTACTCGTTCAGCCCCCGCCGGCTAGGCGGGAAAGCAGTCACCAAACAAATCTTCATGGAGCCCCGATCCCTAAACTTCGCAGCACCCGAAAACCGGTCCTTAAAACAGACCCAACTGAAATACAGGTCGAATCAGAGTAGTCGATCCCGGACCGGTGAAATTGAAGTAATTCGCGCTCTGAATTCCAAACGAGAACCGTAGCGGATACTCGACTGGAATTTCCCCACCGCCGTCGTCCATTTTGCGGTGGAGAGGCCTCTGATAATTGATGAGCAAACTGTTTTGCACGTTGTCATAGTCGTGAAATCCCATGCCGCGCGAGAAAGAGAAATTTCCCGTGACATTCCAGCGGTCATTCACGTCGTACTCGAACTGTCCGGCCGGACGCATCCCCTGGGCGAGGAAGTAGGAGAAGTCTTGCGCTCTCCAGGAGCGGATATACTCCCCCAGCGCCGCGATCTTCAACTTCTTGCCAAACCGATGTTGCAGGCCAACCGAGGTAGTAGTGGTAAAAAATTCACGGATTATCGGGCTAAACTGCAGGTCGCGAACACTATAGCCGGTCAATAACTGTGTCCTCCCCCATGGGCGGCCTACAAGAAATTGGAGACTCGCGCCCAGTTCGCGCGAAGAAGAGGGTTTGTCCAAGAAGGGCCCGGTTTCATGGAATGCCGCGCCTCGGAACGAAACCCAATCGAAGAGCGAATTCGACGAGAAATAGACGAACTGGCGGAACAGGTTCTGATTCAGATCGACAGGATCTTTGTGATCGCGACGCCAGGTGTACTGAAGCCCCGTGTTGAACTGCAGGTCGAGAGCCCCGAGATGGAGCTGCGGATTCAGAGCGCCGTTGACCGAGTAATCATAAGTGTCGCGATCAACGATGAGCGCTTCACTCGGGACAGAGTAGGGGCCACGGGCGTTGCGAAGCTGCACGAATCCGCTGATGACAGGCAATCCGAACTGGTGATACTTGAAATCGCTCATCCAGCGCGACTCATATTCAGCGCGCGGCGGGGGCAGATGCGATGGAGTTGTTACGCCAAACAACTGGCGGTCGAGGTTGTAAATGGTCACATCGTTGTAGATTCCGTTGAGGCTAAAGTCTCCGCCGACACTGAGTTTATCGGTGACGCGCATCCCTTCTGACGCGGCGACGTCCTGCATTGCGCGTTCGGCAACGTCGTCGTTTCCTGCAACAAGATTGGCGCGCGCATAGGCGCCAAGGGCGCGGAGATTGTCGTGCTGCTGCCGGTAGAGCGATCCCAAGGCGAGGTTGTAGTCATAGTTCTGCTGGAGGTCGTCAGGACTGCCGAGACTCGCAAGTTGTACCTGTGCCTCGTTGGACTTCCCCTGGGCCAGATACGCGTTTGCCAACCCGATGGCGACGACCTGGTCTGCGGCACCCGCGGCCTTGGCACGCTCAAAATAGAGCTGCGCAAGATCGAAGTCGCTCATGGAGAGGAATACGTTGGCGGCCTCGATGAGATCGTCGGCCGTCACTGGCGATGCTTCCCCGACGCGTGCCTCGGCGAAACCCAGACCTACCTGTTCGCGAGCGTCGTCGTAGCGTCCCTGGCGAACAAACAGCCGCGCAATTAAAAGGCGGGCCGCGACCTTATCGGCGTCAGGGGCCTGCAGTGCGCGCGCGAAACGCTGCATTGCGCCGTTCTGGTCGCCGAGCTCCATCAGAGCTTCGCCGGTGTTCAGGAAAATCGAGGAGCGGTCCCCGCCGGCACGCTCGGCCGCCTGCACATACTGCAGGGTCTCGTTGCGGCGATGCATTTGCGCATAGGAATGCGCCATCTCGGAATAAATAAGCGGGTCGTCGGGGGAGAGGCGCAGAGCCGCAGTGAGTGTCTGGACGGCCTGTGGATAGTGGCGCGCGTAGTACTGCGTATCTGCGAGCGCCATGTGCAATTTCAAGTCGTCAGGCGCGTACTTTAGAGCGACCTCGTACTCCTTCTCGGCTTGATCGAGAAGGCGCATCTGGCGATAGGCGGTGGCGCGCGCGAGATGCGTTGCGCCGGATTCGCCGAGCAGTTTCTCCGCTGTGTTGACCTCATCCAGCGCCGACTTGCCCTTACGCAACTCAAGATCAGCAAAAGCAAGCCCGAGGTGCGCGATGCCGTTGTCGGGCTCTAGTTTCAACGCAGTATCGAAGTCGCGAATGGATTCTTCAGGATCCTGAAGGTCATTGCGAACGTAGCCGCGATTGACATAGGCATCGACCATTTTCGGATCTCTTGCAATCGCCCGGCCATAATCATTCACCGCCTCGTCGAGGAGGTTCACCTGCTTGTGGACGTGCCCTAAGAGAAGCGGGAAATTCGGCTCCTTCGGCAGAATATTTTCGTAACGGTGCGCCACTGTCAGCACCTCATCGTAGCGGCCGAGGTTATAAAGCGCGTAGACGAGGTAGACGGAGCCGTTGCGGTCGCGGGGCAGCTTCTGCAGGACCTTGTATCCGAGTTGGGCAGATTCGAGGTACTTGCCCTTGTGGAACAGGTACCGTTCGTCTTCGCGCATGACGCGCGCATCATCTTTGGCTTTTCCGGTAGCACGGGCCACCCAGGTTCCAGCAAGATCGATTTGCTGTGCGGCAATGGCTGCATTCGCAGCATTGGCGATGATCAGCGCGTTATCAGGCGAGCGTTTGTAACCCTCTTCGTAGCTGGCATTGGCGCGAGCATACTGGTGTTCTGCGGTGTAGAGATCGCCGAGTGCCAGGTACGGGACGTAGTCTTTCGGATAGGCGCGAGCATAGCGCTCGAAATAGCCCTGGGCAGCATTGTTATCGCCATCTTCGCGCGCCATGTATCCGAGGGCTTCGAGTGCGAAGTGATTGTTCTGATCCTTGGCGAGAATGGCGTTATAGAGCTTGCGCGATTCGGGCTTCCGGTTGGTTTTCCACAACAAATTTGCATATTGCAGCGTGATGTTGGTGTTGCTGGGATCAAGCCGCATCGCTTCGCGCAAATCTTTCTCAGCCCCCGTGTAGTTCTGCTCGGCAGTGAAGATGCTGGCGCGGACACGCAGGAACTCTGCTCTCGCCGCCCCCTGAAGGTTCAACTTGTTCACCATCTGCTCGGCGATCACAATTTGCTGACGGGAATTGGCGTCGTCGTTTTGCTGGCGGTAGAGTTCCGCAAGATTCAAGCGCAGGGAAATGGGGTAGAGATCACCTTCGGGCACTCCGCCCTGCGGCAGAAGCGCGATGGCCTGGCTGTATTCACGGATTGCGTCAGCAGGGCGGTCCTCGGTTCTCGCGAGAAAGCCCTTGATTGCGTGTAACCGATAGTTGTTGGCGTCGAGGGTTTCAGCCCGGGCAATGAACTGACGTGACTGCTCGAGCTGACCGCCGGTGATCAATGCCTGCGCGGCGCTCAACTGGTAGCCGATCTGTTTCGGATCGGCATTGGCGGCGCGGATGTAAGTGTCCGCCGCCTGCTTCTTGTCGCCGTTCAGTCCGTAGGTGTAACCGAGATCGGCCAGCAGTTCCGGGGTCATCCGCGGTGCGCTTCTTAACGTTGCGATGGCGGATTTGTAGTCGTGCTCCCCACGGTAGTAGTTGGCGATCGCGCGGAAGATAGCAGTGTTCTTCGGATCGCGGCGTTTTGCCTTGTCGAGCAACTGTTTCGCCTGCGAGGGCTGATTCAATTTCAGGTAGGCAACTGCCATCATCAGCTCGGCATGTGTGGTGGGCTTGATGTCCTCGGCGCGCTGTAATAAGCGAATTCCCTGCCGGGGGTCGCCGGTTTGCATGTAAAGCTCACCGGCCATGAGCAGGTCGTTCTGGCGACGCGGGTTCTTGCTGACGATTTCCATCAACAGGCGCTTCGCCTGGTCGATGTTCCCCATCCTGGCATACGTCTGTGCAAGGCCGGAGAGACCGTCAACCGAACCAGGACTCAATTTCAGGCCGTGCTGATATGCGTCGAGCGAAGCCTGGTTGCGGTTAGCCAGTCGCGATGTGTAGCCGAGCAAAAACCAGAGCTTCGCGTCCCGAGGCGCGGTTTGAACGGCGCGCTGAGCGAAGGTGGCGGCTTGTGCGGGGTTGTTATGCGCGAGCGCCTGCCGCGCGGCACGAGCCAATTGTCCCACTTGAAGACTGCTGCCCCAGCCGATGCTCTGGGTCTCCTGCGACCGAACGGATCGTTTCCCCGCCTTTTGCGCAGGCGATTTCTTACCCGCGGCTTGCGGAGTCTGTCCCGGAATTTCGAACGTCTGCGCGAGCAGCGCTGCCGGGAGAATCAACAGGGAACAGAATATGAAAACAGCAAATCGTTTTTTCACGGGACCACTCGGATGTCTCACGAGCGACGTGGCGGGTTCACCACTCGCAAGCTGAATACCAAAAACCTTCCGATGCGGATTCGGGCAAAACGGCTGGCCCGAAGCTCGCATTGCGCAACCACCCCACCAACAAGAGAAGTGGCGTACTCTCATTGGGTGCGTTTGTTCACAGTGCGGTTGGCCGGAAACTCTGAAAAGAGAAGCGCGGTGCTCAAGGCAAACCTTCCCGAGTATTAGGAATCCAAATTGCTGCTGAACAGTGCTGTGGAGGATTCCTTGAGTACTAAGTCCCAGTCCCTCCCAACTTCGCGCGGAATCCCTATCACCGTGATCCTGCTACTCGCAATCGCAGTGCATGGTCCGCTGCTTTTGATGAAGATCCCGCTGGACTCTTATGACGCGAACACGCATATCTTTTTTGCGTCGCATTACGAGCACCACTGGTTCAACCCGTGGAACCCGAAATGGTACGGCGGATTCTCTCAGACGACCTATCCGCCGCTGACGCACCAGTGGATCGCGCTATTCTCGAACTTTGTCGGCCTGAACTATGGCTACATGCTGGTGCAACTGGCTGTACTTCTGTTGCTCCCCGTAGGAGTGCTGCGCTATGCGCGACTATGGGTAAACGAGCGGCAGGCGAGTTACGCGGCGATCGGCTCGGTTTTCCTCGGCTCATTGGCTCTCCTCGTCTATCAAGCCGGACAGTTGCCGACCACTGCCGCCGCGGCGCTGACATTGAACGCGCTGCCATACTTCTATGACTGGAATCGAAGCGGCCGGTTCCTGCCGCTCATCAAGGGCCTGGCAATTGCGATGGCGGGCGCGGCGGCGCACCATGTCACGTTCATCTTCGGCTCCATCCTGTTCGCGCTGCCGGTGTGGTGGCTCTCGGGAATGGATCGCAAAAAAGACGGCGAAAACGCAACCGTCGCCGGTGTCGTGGTACGTGGCCTGATTTTTTCCGTGCTGACGGGCGTTCTAATCCTGGTCGTACTGGCCCCCTATTTCATAGCGTTCATGGCCAATCCGATCACCCAGATGCCGATTCCGCACGGCAGCCGTGACAACTACATTCTTGTTCCTCACAGCGGACTCAACTTCTGGATTGTCCCCATGGGCGCACTGCTTCTCGGGCTGCCTTACATCTTCTTCAAGGGCTCGGCGGAGAGTCGTTTGCGACCGCTGCTCATCGGCTGGTACGTGACCACGATGATCGGGCTTGGCGGCACGACCCCTGTCGGCAAATGGCTGCTGGGCCGCGCATACGAGATTCTGACTTACGAGCGCTTTACCTTCTGGGCGACGCTCATGGCGCTGCCAATCGTGTCCGTGCTCGCGACCTATATCGTCGACAGGTGGGCCCGAAAGGGAATTGTCGCCCTGGCATTGTTATCGGTGGGGACATTTGCGGCAGCGCTGGCGTGGAATGCGAGTAACCCAATCGGCTCCTCGAACTTCGACGTGAAGCCTGTAATTACCTTCATGAACAATCCGGATCACTCGAGGTTCCGGTATCTGACCCTTGGCTTCGGCAACGAATTCGCGAGGGTCTCGACATACGTAAACGCCAGCAGCGTGGACGGCGACTACAACTCCGCGCGCTTGTTGCCTGAATTGACCGCCTACGGTTCTGGGCAGCTCTACAACTCCAAGTACTTCGGCGCGGCGGGCATGGAAGCTCTTCGCGCCATACTGAAGCATGCCGACCAGTACGGGTTGCGCTACATCTTCGTGCGCGATCGCTACTACGAACCGCTGCTGGCCTTCGCCGGTTGGCGACACTC
This genomic interval from Terriglobia bacterium contains the following:
- a CDS encoding STAS domain-containing protein — translated: MKRVPVFLNGRQARQFHDEVRPLLLIDRPQVVFDLAAVRQIDAAGIDMLLDCMTEASKRDGDLKLANLSPHAAVILELTRTDRLFEIYETATDAVKSFSSFLPNAVRQFYPGIGTAPTVAWKQSESQREAARREETAA
- a CDS encoding glycosyltransferase, which encodes MKICLVTAFPPSRRGLNEYGFHIAKELQRDPLLSLTVLADELPTPNPELEDFDVVRCWSFNELNNPVRLLRAIRRCKPDVVWFNLLFSTFGGKPLPAFAGLATPALSRLRGYYTHVTLHHLMDNIDLRDAGVRFPRVYRAAGYMATRMLLMANSVSVLLPAYRRTLMQRYSGENVHFRAHGILSARPEPPEFSLRGNPEHCILAFGKWGTYKRLELLIEAFRELSKGMPSVKLVIGGSNHPMTPGYVESVAEQVGNHPNIEFTGYVAEERIPELFRSASVLVMPYSSATGSSGVAHLACEYGLPIISAGVADFKEMAEDEGLAILFYETGNPRSLTSRLKELLDDAQLQKEMSEQNFSSALRMTMPQIIRQYLRSFDLHRRAKALEPISRFRRIPGWIPSRSAIFRAAAPRWTTWM
- a CDS encoding tetratricopeptide repeat protein yields the protein MKKRFAVFIFCSLLILPAALLAQTFEIPGQTPQAAGKKSPAQKAGKRSVRSQETQSIGWGSSLQVGQLARAARQALAHNNPAQAATFAQRAVQTAPRDAKLWFLLGYTSRLANRNQASLDAYQHGLKLSPGSVDGLSGLAQTYARMGNIDQAKRLLMEIVSKNPRRQNDLLMAGELYMQTGDPRQGIRLLQRAEDIKPTTHAELMMAVAYLKLNQPSQAKQLLDKAKRRDPKNTAIFRAIANYYRGEHDYKSAIATLRSAPRMTPELLADLGYTYGLNGDKKQAADTYIRAANADPKQIGYQLSAAQALITGGQLEQSRQFIARAETLDANNYRLHAIKGFLARTEDRPADAIREYSQAIALLPQGGVPEGDLYPISLRLNLAELYRQQNDDANSRQQIVIAEQMVNKLNLQGAARAEFLRVRASIFTAEQNYTGAEKDLREAMRLDPSNTNITLQYANLLWKTNRKPESRKLYNAILAKDQNNHFALEALGYMAREDGDNNAAQGYFERYARAYPKDYVPYLALGDLYTAEHQYARANASYEEGYKRSPDNALIIANAANAAIAAQQIDLAGTWVARATGKAKDDARVMREDERYLFHKGKYLESAQLGYKVLQKLPRDRNGSVYLVYALYNLGRYDEVLTVAHRYENILPKEPNFPLLLGHVHKQVNLLDEAVNDYGRAIARDPKMVDAYVNRGYVRNDLQDPEESIRDFDTALKLEPDNGIAHLGLAFADLELRKGKSALDEVNTAEKLLGESGATHLARATAYRQMRLLDQAEKEYEVALKYAPDDLKLHMALADTQYYARHYPQAVQTLTAALRLSPDDPLIYSEMAHSYAQMHRRNETLQYVQAAERAGGDRSSIFLNTGEALMELGDQNGAMQRFARALQAPDADKVAARLLIARLFVRQGRYDDAREQVGLGFAEARVGEASPVTADDLIEAANVFLSMSDFDLAQLYFERAKAAGAADQVVAIGLANAYLAQGKSNEAQVQLASLGSPDDLQQNYDYNLALGSLYRQQHDNLRALGAYARANLVAGNDDVAERAMQDVAASEGMRVTDKLSVGGDFSLNGIYNDVTIYNLDRQLFGVTTPSHLPPPRAEYESRWMSDFKYHQFGLPVISGFVQLRNARGPYSVPSEALIVDRDTYDYSVNGALNPQLHLGALDLQFNTGLQYTWRRDHKDPVDLNQNLFRQFVYFSSNSLFDWVSFRGAAFHETGPFLDKPSSSRELGASLQFLVGRPWGRTQLLTGYSVRDLQFSPIIREFFTTTTSVGLQHRFGKKLKIAALGEYIRSWRAQDFSYFLAQGMRPAGQFEYDVNDRWNVTGNFSFSRGMGFHDYDNVQNSLLINYQRPLHRKMDDGGGEIPVEYPLRFSFGIQSANYFNFTGPGSTTLIRPVFQLGLF